One Phycisphaerae bacterium RAS2 DNA window includes the following coding sequences:
- the thiL gene encoding Thiamine-monophosphate kinase produces the protein MAKGEDELIAWIRSRTGQASGARTGLVLGPGDDMAQVRVGAAGVLVACDMVMDGVDFDSAVHTPRQMGRKAMAVNLSDCAAMAVRPRWALVSVALPAHWTMEQAQELFAGAESLAAEFDCRIIGGDTNSWDKPLVVDVTILAEPWEGSSGPVHRSGMRPGDALFVTGRLGGSIWEHHLTFTPRVREARALTLALGPDLHAMMDLSDGLSVDAARMATASDCGVELDEGAIRALHRDVLREKEDGRSLTSHLLDDGEDFELFFAVPEFASDRVMACRSEGISCDLWRIGSAISESGVWLKRMDGGRERVELRGWRHFRETGGSA, from the coding sequence ATGGCGAAGGGCGAAGATGAGTTGATCGCATGGATTCGATCGCGCACCGGGCAGGCATCGGGAGCGCGTACAGGCCTGGTGCTTGGTCCCGGCGACGACATGGCGCAGGTTCGCGTGGGGGCGGCCGGGGTGCTCGTGGCCTGCGACATGGTGATGGACGGCGTGGATTTCGACAGCGCCGTGCACACGCCGCGACAAATGGGGCGCAAGGCGATGGCGGTGAACCTGTCGGATTGCGCCGCCATGGCGGTGCGGCCGCGCTGGGCGCTGGTGAGCGTGGCGTTGCCGGCGCACTGGACGATGGAGCAGGCGCAGGAGTTGTTTGCCGGGGCGGAGTCGCTCGCGGCGGAGTTTGACTGCCGCATCATTGGGGGTGACACGAACAGTTGGGACAAGCCGCTGGTGGTGGATGTGACGATTCTGGCGGAGCCGTGGGAAGGATCAAGCGGGCCGGTGCATCGAAGCGGGATGCGGCCGGGCGATGCGTTGTTTGTGACGGGTCGGCTGGGCGGATCAATCTGGGAACATCACTTGACGTTCACGCCGCGCGTGCGCGAGGCGCGGGCCTTAACGTTGGCACTGGGGCCGGACCTGCACGCGATGATGGATTTGAGCGACGGGCTTTCGGTGGACGCGGCGCGAATGGCGACAGCGAGCGATTGCGGGGTGGAACTGGATGAAGGGGCGATCCGGGCGCTGCATCGGGATGTGTTACGGGAGAAGGAGGACGGCCGATCATTGACGTCGCACTTGCTGGATGACGGTGAGGACTTTGAGTTGTTCTTTGCGGTACCGGAGTTTGCGTCGGACCGGGTGATGGCGTGTCGGAGCGAAGGCATTTCGTGCGATCTTTGGCGGATCGGCTCGGCGATCTCCGAATCGGGTGTCTGGTTGAAGCGGATGGACGGCGGCCGGGAACGGGTTGAGCTGCGCGGATGGCGGCATTTTCGTGAGACGGGCGGTTCGGCATGA
- the ispD gene encoding 2-C-methyl-D-erythritol 4-phosphate cytidylyltransferase, with translation MAKMSVLVLAAGSGKRFGGNESKIFARLDNQPLFIRALQLFVNREDVAQTILVVSPRDFDQMKSKYGANLGFMGVQLVAGGDERFHSVANGLAAVNDDAEYVAVHDAARVCVAAEWIDAIFDAAQKSGAAAPVIAVTSTLKRVKPDHTIGETVPRDGLHMSQTPQIFRRDILTKAYEWLKTRAADLPPVTDDAQLVTESGGVVSAVEGDARNIKITTRGDLVLAGAVLKALPQRPVSRRGAFEEAQW, from the coding sequence ATGGCCAAAATGAGCGTCCTCGTTCTCGCCGCCGGCAGCGGCAAGCGCTTCGGCGGCAACGAAAGCAAGATCTTCGCCCGCCTTGATAATCAACCGCTTTTCATCCGCGCGCTGCAACTCTTCGTCAATCGCGAAGACGTCGCCCAGACGATCCTCGTCGTCTCGCCGCGCGACTTCGACCAGATGAAATCCAAGTACGGCGCGAACCTCGGGTTCATGGGCGTCCAACTGGTCGCTGGGGGGGACGAGCGATTTCACTCCGTTGCCAACGGCCTGGCCGCTGTCAACGACGACGCCGAGTACGTCGCCGTGCACGATGCCGCGCGTGTGTGCGTCGCCGCGGAATGGATCGATGCGATCTTTGACGCGGCGCAGAAATCCGGCGCGGCCGCCCCGGTCATCGCCGTGACGTCCACGCTCAAGCGTGTCAAACCCGATCACACCATCGGCGAGACTGTCCCGCGCGACGGGCTGCACATGAGCCAGACGCCGCAGATCTTCCGGCGCGACATCCTGACCAAAGCATACGAATGGCTGAAAACACGCGCGGCCGATCTGCCTCCGGTCACCGACGACGCGCAGCTCGTCACCGAGTCCGGCGGCGTCGTATCGGCCGTCGAGGGCGACGCGCGAAACATCAAGATCACGACGCGCGGCGACCTGGTGCTCGCCGGCGCGGTGCTCAAGGCCCTGCCGCAACGGCCTGTGTCCCGCCGCGGCGCGTTCGAAGAGGCACAATGGTAG
- the hom gene encoding Homoserine dehydrogenase — protein sequence MIPTVGIGILGCGAVGTQVARILLTEGDELARRCGVQFQLRHVVVRNLAAPRDVALSPGVLSNDPRRIVADPQTHVVIELAGGATLAREFILAALAAGKHVVTANKALLALHGREIFAAARAARTCVAFEAAVAGGIPLIESVRRGLAANRIATIVGILNGTSNFILTRMLENNASYAHALAEAQRLGYAEADPTLDVEGIDAAHKLTILASLGMRCAVEFGRVATRGISGIQLGDLTAADELGYACKLLAIARQDATGLDLSVQPAFVPKAHPLAAVHGPFNAVSLYGHHVGHTFYFGRGAGGEPTASAVIADLIDVALGNAARTAERLAVLPDVCPPPAYRPPGESISPFYIRLGLADQPGGIGRIATALGEEAISIATIVQHEPPQARAAAAVPVIVTTHPARERAVRDALEKIARLDLVLERPISIRILDDLTA from the coding sequence ATGATTCCCACGGTCGGCATCGGCATTCTGGGTTGCGGTGCGGTCGGCACGCAGGTCGCGCGAATCCTTCTTACCGAGGGCGACGAGCTGGCCCGGCGGTGCGGCGTTCAATTCCAGCTGCGCCATGTCGTCGTTCGCAACCTTGCGGCCCCGCGCGACGTGGCCCTGTCGCCCGGTGTCCTGTCGAACGACCCCCGCCGAATCGTCGCCGACCCGCAGACCCATGTCGTGATCGAATTGGCCGGCGGGGCGACCCTCGCGCGCGAATTCATCCTCGCTGCGCTCGCGGCCGGCAAGCATGTCGTGACCGCCAACAAGGCCCTGCTGGCCCTGCACGGCCGCGAGATCTTCGCCGCGGCCCGCGCCGCGCGAACGTGCGTCGCGTTCGAGGCAGCCGTCGCGGGCGGCATCCCGCTGATCGAGTCGGTCCGGCGCGGGCTGGCCGCCAATCGAATTGCTACGATTGTAGGAATCCTCAACGGCACGAGCAACTTCATCCTCACGCGCATGCTGGAGAACAACGCCAGCTACGCACACGCGCTCGCCGAGGCCCAGCGACTGGGCTACGCCGAGGCCGACCCGACGCTGGACGTGGAAGGCATCGACGCCGCGCACAAGCTCACGATCCTCGCGAGCCTCGGCATGCGCTGCGCCGTCGAGTTCGGGCGCGTCGCCACGCGCGGCATCTCCGGAATCCAACTTGGCGATCTCACCGCCGCCGACGAACTCGGCTACGCCTGCAAACTGCTGGCCATCGCCCGGCAGGACGCAACCGGGCTGGACCTCTCCGTGCAACCAGCCTTTGTCCCGAAGGCGCATCCGCTCGCTGCCGTCCACGGACCCTTTAACGCCGTCAGCCTCTACGGTCATCACGTCGGCCACACGTTTTACTTCGGGCGCGGCGCAGGCGGCGAGCCGACGGCCAGCGCCGTCATCGCCGACCTCATCGACGTCGCCCTCGGCAACGCCGCGCGCACGGCCGAGCGACTCGCCGTGTTGCCCGACGTATGCCCGCCGCCGGCCTATCGCCCGCCGGGCGAGAGCATCTCGCCTTTCTACATTCGTCTCGGATTGGCCGATCAGCCCGGCGGCATCGGGCGCATCGCCACCGCGCTGGGCGAAGAAGCCATCAGCATCGCCACGATCGTGCAGCATGAGCCGCCGCAGGCACGAGCCGCCGCAGCCGTCCCTGTGATCGTGACGAC
- the tsaE gene encoding tRNA threonylcarbamoyladenosine biosynthesis protein TsaE: MSSAWAIELCSRSVAETLAIGLAIGGAMQEGDVLALVGELGAGKTHLAKGLARGLGVADDRAVTSPTFVLINEYRGRCVVHHIDAYRLRSGAELAAVGFDELCEGGAVVLVEWADRVREVMPPGCGWLTIEATGESTRRLRLESEDARLASRLAAAGLDQWRAAVDKS; the protein is encoded by the coding sequence ATGAGCTCGGCGTGGGCGATTGAGCTTTGCTCGCGAAGCGTCGCGGAAACGCTGGCCATCGGTCTGGCGATCGGCGGCGCGATGCAGGAAGGCGATGTGCTGGCGCTGGTTGGGGAGCTGGGGGCCGGCAAGACGCATCTGGCGAAGGGGCTGGCGCGGGGGCTGGGCGTAGCCGATGATCGGGCGGTGACGAGTCCGACGTTTGTCTTGATAAACGAATACCGCGGCCGCTGCGTCGTGCACCACATCGACGCGTACCGATTGCGAAGCGGGGCGGAACTGGCGGCGGTGGGGTTTGATGAGTTGTGCGAGGGCGGCGCGGTCGTGCTGGTGGAATGGGCCGACCGGGTGCGCGAGGTGATGCCGCCTGGTTGCGGGTGGCTGACGATTGAGGCGACCGGTGAATCGACAAGGCGGTTGCGCCTGGAGTCAGAAGATGCGCGGCTTGCGTCGCGGCTCGCGGCGGCCGGGCTTGACCAATGGCGCGCGGCGGTGGATAAGTCGTAG